A region from the Aphis gossypii isolate Hap1 chromosome 1, ASM2018417v2, whole genome shotgun sequence genome encodes:
- the LOC114130139 gene encoding alpha-crystallin B chain isoform X2 yields the protein MAHNTGVKRDIPIKLGDFSVIDSEFSNIRERFDAEMRKMEDEMTKFRSELMNKESNFFKTTSNSQNTISSNHSDLPASRLTGAAPSGWVESINSPLIQEDGDNKMLKLRFDVSQYEPEEIVVKTVDNKLLVHAKHEEKSDSKSVYREYNREFLLPKGTNPEAIKSSLSKDGVLTVEAPLPALGGPDKLIPISHH from the exons atggcaCACAACACTGGCGTCAAGCGAGACATCCCTATCAAGTTGGGCGACTTCAGTGTGATCGACTCTGAATTCAGCAACATCCGCGAGCGTTTTGACGCTGAAATGCGAAAAATGGAAGACGAGATGACCAAGTTTCGTTCCGAACTCATGAACAAAGAGTCGAACTTCTTCAAGACCACGTCcaa CTCTCAGAACACAATCTCGTCGAACCACAGCGATTTGCCAGCTAGCCGACTAACTGGGGCTGCGCCTAGCGGTTGGGTTGAAAGCATCAATTCGCCGTTGATTCAAGAGGATGGCGACAACAAAATGTTGAAACTCAGATTCGACGTCAGTCAATACGAACCCGAGGAAATCGTCGTCAAAACAGTCGACAACAAACTATTG gTACATGCCAAGCATGAAGAAAAATCAGATTCAAAATCGGTGTACAGGGAATACAACCGGGAATTCTTACTTCCAAAAGGTACCAATCCGGAAGCGATCAAATCATCTCTTAGCAAAGACGGCGTGTTAACTGTTGAAGCACCGTTGCCTGCTTTAGGAGGGCCTGATAAATTGATTCCAATCTCGcatcattaa
- the LOC126549180 gene encoding histone H2B-like, with the protein MAPGGKSAGKAMKKSSGKAQKNIAKSDKKRKPKRKESYAIYIYKVLKQVHPDTGVSSKAMSIMNSFVNDLFERIAAESSRLAHYNKRSTITSREIQTAVRLLLPGELAKHAVSEGTKAVTKYTSSK; encoded by the coding sequence ATGGCTCCAGGAGGTAAATCCGCAGGAAAAGCGATGAAGAAGTCGTCCGGCAAGGCTCAAAAGAACATCGCCAAATCCGACAAGAAGCGCAAGCCCAAGAGGAAAGAATCGTACGCCATCTACATCTACAAAGTGTTGAAACAAGTACATCCCGACACCGGTGTCTCCTCAAAGGCAATGAGCATCATGAACAGTTTCGTCAACGATCTGTTCGAACGCATCGCCGCCGAATCCAGTCGCCTTGCCCACTACAACAAGCGCTCGACCATCACCAGTCGGGAAATCCAAACTGCTGTTCGTCTCTTGTTGCCCGGTGAATTGGCCAAGCACGCCGTCAGTGAAGGAACTAAGGCAGTGACCAAATACACCAGCTCCAAATAA
- the LOC126549194 gene encoding histone H4 — MTGRGKGGKGLGKGGAKRHRKVLRDNIQGITKPAIRRLARRGGVKRISGLIYEETRGVLKVFLENVIRDAVTYTEHAKRKTVTAMDVVYALKRQGRTLYGFGG; from the coding sequence atGACTGGTCGCGGAAAAGGAGGAAAAGGTCTTGGAAAAGGAGGTGCCAAACGTCATCGTAAAGTGTTGCGTGATAACATCCAGGGAATCACCAAGCCCGCCATCCGTCGGTTAGCTCGTCGTGGAGGTGTGAAGCGTATCTCCGGTTTGATCTACGAAGAGACCCGTGGAGTGTTGAAAGTATTTCTGGAAAACGTGATCCGTGACGCAGTTACGTACACCGAACACGCCAAAAGAAAGACCGTTACTGCTATGGACGTTGTCTACGCTCTTAAACGACAAGGCCGAACTCTGTACGGTTTTGGAGgttaa
- the LOC126549189 gene encoding late histone H2B.L4-like yields MAPGKAMKKSPGKAQKKVVKSGGVKKRKTKRKQTFGIYIYKVLKQVHPDYGISSKAMSIMNSFVNDLFERIAGEASRLAQYNKRLTITSREIQTAVRLLLPGELSKHAVSEGTKAVTKYTSSK; encoded by the coding sequence ATGGCACCTGGTAAGGCGATGAAAAAGTCACCGGGTAAAGCACAAAAGAAAGTGGTCAAGTCTGGTGGTGTCAAAAAACGCAAAACCAAGAGGAAGCAAACGTTCGGTATCTACATATATAAAGTGCTGAAACAAGTGCACCCTGACTACGGCATCTCGTCAAAGGCCATGAGCATCATGAACAGCTTCGTCAACGACCTTTTCGAACGCATCGCAGGCGAAGCCAGCCGTCTGGCCCAATACAACAAGCGTTTAACGATCACCAGTCGGGAGATCCAGACGGCTGTCCGCCTTTTGTTGCCTGGTGAATTGTCCAAGCACGCTGTCAGTGAAGGGACCAAGGCTGTCACAAAGTACACCAGctccaaataa
- the LOC114130139 gene encoding alpha-crystallin B chain isoform X1 — MAHNTGVKRDIPIKLGDFSVIDSEFSNIRERFDAEMRKMEDEMTKFRSELMNKESNFFKTTSKTSHVEEKSFSQNTISSNHSDLPASRLTGAAPSGWVESINSPLIQEDGDNKMLKLRFDVSQYEPEEIVVKTVDNKLLVHAKHEEKSDSKSVYREYNREFLLPKGTNPEAIKSSLSKDGVLTVEAPLPALGGPDKLIPISHH; from the exons atggcaCACAACACTGGCGTCAAGCGAGACATCCCTATCAAGTTGGGCGACTTCAGTGTGATCGACTCTGAATTCAGCAACATCCGCGAGCGTTTTGACGCTGAAATGCGAAAAATGGAAGACGAGATGACCAAGTTTCGTTCCGAACTCATGAACAAAGAGTCGAACTTCTTCAAGACCACGTCcaa gacATCACACGTGGAAGAAAAGTCCTt CTCTCAGAACACAATCTCGTCGAACCACAGCGATTTGCCAGCTAGCCGACTAACTGGGGCTGCGCCTAGCGGTTGGGTTGAAAGCATCAATTCGCCGTTGATTCAAGAGGATGGCGACAACAAAATGTTGAAACTCAGATTCGACGTCAGTCAATACGAACCCGAGGAAATCGTCGTCAAAACAGTCGACAACAAACTATTG gTACATGCCAAGCATGAAGAAAAATCAGATTCAAAATCGGTGTACAGGGAATACAACCGGGAATTCTTACTTCCAAAAGGTACCAATCCGGAAGCGATCAAATCATCTCTTAGCAAAGACGGCGTGTTAACTGTTGAAGCACCGTTGCCTGCTTTAGGAGGGCCTGATAAATTGATTCCAATCTCGcatcattaa
- the LOC126549186 gene encoding histone H2A, with the protein MSGRGKAGKSKGGKSKTRSSRAGLQFPVGRIHRLLRKGNYAERVGAGAPVYLAAVMEYLAAEVLELAGNAARDNKKSRIIPRHLQLAIRNDEELNKLLSGVTIAQGGVLPNIQAVLLPKKTEKKV; encoded by the coding sequence ATGAGCGGAAGAGGCAAAGCAGGCAAATCCAAGGGAGGTAAATCCAAGACCAGGTCGTCCCGTGCCGGGCTCCAGTTCCCAGTCGGTCGTATCCACCGTCTGTTGAGAAAAGGAAACTACGCCGAACGTGTCGGAGCCGGAGCACCAGTGTACTTGGCCGCCGTCATGGAATATTTGGCAGCTGAAGTTTTGGAGTTGGCTGGTAACGCTGCACGTGACAACAAGAAGTCGCGTATCATCCCCAGACATTTGCAATTGGCCATCAGGAACGACGAGGAATTGAACAAATTGTTGTCCGGTGTTACCATCGCCCAAGGTGGTGTATTGCCAAACATCCAAGCTGTTCTTTTGCCCAAAAAGACTGAGAAGAAAGTCTAA
- the LOC114130140 gene encoding histone H1-like → MTESEDSVSTNASPTSSPASSPASSLASSPTTLPKSPVKKKEVAVTVQKPTLAHPSTAVMVTTAIKTLNDKKGSTLQSIKKYLASNYQVNLTKFSPFICKYLKTAVAKGNLIQTKGSGALGNFKLPIQVKKPAVKKKKAVIVAVPAVTKKKPDAKKTTAVKTATSGKRNSIEGTKLNAKKSKKVTTSVVKPKSKTVKKVVTKNSPTKPKKVGSAAIKSKTSKVVVKKTPVKKAAPKKK, encoded by the coding sequence ATGACGGAATCTGAAGATTCGGTGTCCACCAACGCTTCACCAACTTCATCACCTGCTTCCTCACCTGCTTCCTCACTTGCTTCCTCACCGACCACTTTGCCTAAGTCACCTGTTAAAAAGAAAGAAGTGGCCGTCACCGTCCAGAAGCCCACCCTGGCACATCCGTCTACTGCTGTTATGGTGACCACGGCTATTAAAACTTTGAATGATAAAAAAGGTTCCACTCTGCAATCTATCAAGAAATACTTGGCCTCAAATTATCAAGTGAATTTGACCAAGTTTTCGCCATTCATCTGTAAGTATTTGAAAACGGCCGTCGCGAAGGGCAATTTGATTCAGACGAAAGGCTCCGGTGCCTTGGGTAACTTCAAACTGCCGATTCAAGTGAAAAAACCCGCCGTGAAGAAAAAGAAAGCAGTAATTGTCGCCGTCCCTGCTGTAACTAAGAAGAAACCGGATGCAAAAAAAACAACAGCTGTTAAGACAGCGACGTCTGGCAAGCGAAATTCTATCGAGGGAACAAAATTGAATGCTAAGAAATCTAAAAAAGTAACAACGTCTGTTGTCAAACCGAAATCCAAAACAGTGAAGAAGGTAGTTACCAAGAATTCTCCAACTAAACCAAAAAAGGTAGGATCAGCGgccataaaatcaaaaacttcaAAAGTTGTGGTGAAAAAGACTCCAGTAAAAAAAGCAGCACCCAAAAAGAAATAG
- the LOC114130144 gene encoding alpha-tocopherol transfer protein-like: MNFFNVPDEFKKNPELNEDDLNHLREWISKQPHLPLVTDELLVLFFHSCFYRLEPTKVTIESYFTLRTHSPELFTKRDTDEKSVLEAFKTMSFCALPGSTPDGCKVIFVYAKRVEAELFVLADFIKALSMVIDMLLMTSGTFNGLIIIYDMKGFSLSHVGRLGINMMKKYVYFLQDGLPARLKAIHTINTAPFIDMITSMTKPFMKKELSEKLYYHSTADPESIFEYIPKEIMPIEIGGSGQPLKNINDDTFERVKDMRKWFLEEENYRVDEQKRPGKPKTESDYFGVEGSFKTLNLD; this comes from the exons atgaatttttttaacgttccagatgaatttaaaaaaaacccagAACTCAATGAAGATGATTTAAATCATCTCAGAGAATGGATATCCAAACAACCACACCTTCCACTCGTTACTG acGAACTTTTAGTGCTATTTTTTCATAGCTGTTTTTATCGGTTGGAACCGACTAAAGTAACTATTGAGTCGTATTTCACTCTTCGCACTCACTCACCCGAATTATTCACAAAGCGAGATACCGATGAAAAATCTGTGTTGGAAGCATTTAAgaccat GTCGTTTTGTGCATTGCCGGGATCAACTCCAGATGGTTGCAaagttatatttgtatacgctAAACGAGTAGAGGCAGAATTGTTTGTTTTAGCTGATTTCATTAAAGCACTAAGTATGGTGATCGATATGTTGCTAATGACTTCAGGAACGTTCAACggacttataattatttatgacatGAAAGGTTTTAGTCTTAGTCATGTCGGTCGTCTTGGTATCaatatgatgaaaaaataCGTGTATTTCTTGCAA gATGGACTGCCAGCTCGTCTAAAAGCTAtccatacaataaatacagcTCCATTTATTGATATGATAACTAGTATGACCAAACCTTTTATGAAAAAAGAATTATctgaaaaa ttgTACTACCACTCGACTGCAGATCCCGAAtcgatatttgaatatataccAAAAGAAATAATGCCAATTGAAATCGGAGGAAGTGGACAacctctaaaaaatataaatg ATGATACATTTGAAAGAGTCAAAGATATGAGAAAATGGTTCTTAGAAGAAGAAAATTACAGAGTAGATGAACAAAAACGTCCGGGTAAACCAAAGACAGAAAGTGACTATTTTGGCGTTGAAGGTTCTTTTAAGACTTTGAATTTGGATTGA